From the genome of Vicia villosa cultivar HV-30 ecotype Madison, WI linkage group LG2, Vvil1.0, whole genome shotgun sequence, one region includes:
- the LOC131652033 gene encoding cytochrome P450 84A1-like, with product MDSLLKLPTIDNFKEEPFFMAIIFIVPLILLLSLVSRILKKPTYPPGPKGLPLIGNMLMMDQLTHRGLANLAKKYGGIFHLRMGFLHMVAISDADAARQVLQVQDNIFSNRPATVAIKYLTYDRADMAFAHYGPFWRQMRKLCVIKLFSRKHAESWQSVRDEVDYAVRTISNSIGKPVNIGELVFNLTKNIIYRAAFGSSSREGQDEFIGILQEFSKLFGAFNISDFVPCLGAIDPQGLNARLVKARKDLDSFIDKIIDEHVEKKREVGDEETDMVDELLAFYSEEGKVNNESDDLQSSIKLTKENIKAIIMDVMFGGTETVASAIEWAMSELMKSPEDLKKVQLELGEVVGLDRRIEESDFEKLTYLKCVVKETLRLHPPIPLLLHETSEDATVNGYFIPKRARVMINAWAIGRDKSCWEEPESFKPSRFLKPSMPDFKGSNFEFIPFGSGRRSCPGMQLGLYALDLAVAHLLHCFTWELPDGMKPSEMDMSDVFGLTAPRATRLVAIPTKRVLCTLD from the exons ATGGATTCACTTCTTAAACTTCCAACCATCGACAACTTTAAGGAAGAACCATTCTTTATGGCAATAATCTTCATCGTACCACTAATACTTTTGTTGAGTTTAGTGTCACGAATCCTCAAAAAACCAACATATCCACCAGGACCAAAAGGGTTACCTCTTATAGGTAACATGTTAATGATGGACCAACTAACCCACCGTGGTTTAGCAAACTTAGCTAAAAAATATGGTGGCATCTTCCACCTACGCATGGGATTCCTCCATATGGTGGCTATTTCCGACGCGGACGCCGCTCGTCAAGTTCTTCAAGTTCAGGACAACATCTTTTCCAACCGTCCTGCAACGGTTGCCATAAAATACCTAACTTACGACCGCGCTGACATGGCGTTCGCTCACTACGGTCCCTTTTGGCGCCAAATGAGGAAACTCTGCGTGATAAAGCTTTTCAGCCGCAAACACGCAGAGTCTTGGCAATCAGTTAGGGACGAGGTTGACTATGCTGTCAGAACTATTTCTAACAGCATAGGAAAACCTGTGAACATCGGGGAACTGGTGTTCAACTTAACTAAAAACATTATCTATCGAGCGGCCTTCGGGTCGAGTTCGAGAGAAGGACAAGACGAGTTTATTGGGATATTACAAGAGTTTTCTAAATTGTTTGGAGCTTTTAATATTTCAGACTTTGTACCTTGTTTAGGAGCCATTGATCCTCAAGGGCTTAATGCTAGACTTGTTAAGGCTCGTAAAGATTTGGATAGTTTCATAGACAAAATCATAGATGAACATGTGGAGAAGAAGAGGGAGGTTGGTGATGAAGAAACTGATATGGTGGATGAGTTGCTTGCTTTCTATAGTGAAGAAGGTAAAGTGAATAATGAATCAGATGATTTGCAGAGTTCCATCAAACTTACAAAGGAGAACATTAAAGCTATTATCATG GATGTGATGTTTGGAGGAACGGAAACGGTAGCATCAGCAATTGAATGGGCCATGTCTGAGTTAATGAAAAGCCCAGAAGATCTAAAAAAAGTCCAACTTGAGTTAGGTGAAGTTGTGGGTCTCGACCGTCGAATCGAAGAGTCCGACTTTGAGAAACTAACTTATTTaaaatgtgttgttaaggaaacCCTACGACTTCATCCGCCGATTCCGTTGCTCCTTCACGAAACTTCGGAAGATGCAACGGTTAATGGTTATTTTATTCCAAAGCGTGCGCGCGTGATGATTAATGCGTGGGCGATTGGGAGAGATAAGAGTTGTTGGGAGGAACCTGAAAGTTTTAAGCCGTCGCGGTTTTTGAAACCAAGTATGCCTGATTTTAAAGGAAGTAATTTTGAGTTTATTCCTTTCGGGTCAGGACGTAGATCTTGCCCAGGGATGCAGTTGGGATTGTACGCGCTTGATTTGGCAGTGGCTCATCTTCTACATTGCTTTACATGGGAGCTACCGGATGGAATGAAGCCGAGTGAAATGGATATGAGTGATGTGTTTGGACTCACAGCTCCTAGAGCGACTCGACTTGTTGCAATTCCTACTAAACGTGTCTTGTGCACTTTGGATTAG